The DNA sequence TCCTTTTGAGGGGAGGCAGTTAGTGGCTAATGCCTCAAGCAACACCAGCAATCACCAAAGGTGATTGCTGGTTAACTAACTAAACTTTTACACCGCGAGCTTTAAGCAAAGCCGTTTTGAAATCATCCTCGCAGTCTTTAGCGATACCCGGAATCATGTCATCTTTGCCAATACTCAACATTTTTAATTGATAAATTAAAACGTCGTCGGTCAATTCACTCAGCGGCTGCTTAAAACCCGCTTGGTCGGCGATTTGAGTGATTATTTCTACTAAATTAAGCTCCGGTTGCTTGTTCCATACCGGGGTGAGTAAATCGATTAATTCTTCTATACGATGTAACTGCATACTCATTATACTTCTCCACGGGCGGCCACTACAGCTTGGTTTCGGCCTAGCTGCTTGGCTCTATATAGGGCTTTATCAGCCTTGTCTACGATCTCTTTTGCGTCTTGTTGAGCCACGGGGATCAAACAAGATACGCCAATACTCACAGTAATGTAGCTGGCGGCTGTTGAATACTCATGGCGTAGTTTAGCATCTGCTAATAGTGTTCTTATTCGAGCGGCAACTTGCAATGCGCCTTTGGTATCAGTATTAGGTAAAACCATGACAAATTCTTCACCGCCATAGCGCGCCACAATATCATCTTCCCGTTGTAAGGCTTGCTCAAATAAACTGGCCACTTTGCTCAGACATTGGTCTCCAGCAACATGCCCATAATGATCGTTATATGGCTTAAAGAAATCAACATCGATTAACAATAAACTTAAGGAGGTATTAGCGCGACTACTTAAACGCCAATGCAGCGCCAAGGTTTGTTCAAATATTGCCCGGTTATACAACCCGGTTAGCGCATCACGCTCGCTTTGTTCACGCATTAACGCTTGGCTATTGGTTAGCTCGGCGACCTTTATACGGTTGATTGCCGCGTTTGTGGCGCTCTCACTTAGCCAACCCTTAGCGCGTTTTAGCACCAAGTTTAGCTGAAGCCAAGATAATATCAGCAAGCCATAAGCTATCCACTCGATTTGCTCTCCTCCTACGAGGCCAGCAATTAGCGCCATAAAAATAGGCAGACAAAAGCCATTAAAGCTTCTAATGCTAAGCAAAGAAGGTAGCAACACCGACGAAAACAAGCCCGCCACCCCTAGCAACATTAGCAAACGCTGTTGGCTAGTTAGTTCAGGGATAAACAACAATATGCCCACCGCCCACAACACTCCTTTACTGGTGAATAGGCTAAAGTGACGGGTAAAAAGTAGTGACGGCGACACATCGGCTTGAACACGCAATACCAAGGGTAAACTGGCCGATACCAGTAACATGCAGGCGAGCCAAGCGAAGCCAAGCCAAGAACCGGTATCAGGGCTAAACAATAACCACCACAGCACGCTATTTACAGCAGTCACCAAGGCCATTAAACGCCCATTACTGAGTAAATAACCAACGTTTTCAGCGTTTACTTGTTGCTGCACATTGCGCAAAAACCGATACCTTGATGATGAAGAATGGACATTTTGTGTGCATTGTAGCAACAACACCAAGTGCTAGAACAGAAAAAACCATGGCTAAATTATGGAGAAATTACCCCTTTAGGAAGATTTAGACTACAAATTGGTCAAATTTAACTAAAATAGGGCACAAGCTTTAATAGATTATTGATCTGATTGCTTGCGTCCTTTTTCCTAGAAAGGGTAAAGTGCTACCCGCAAGTAATGGTCAATAATTTTGCAAATCGGTCAACTAGGTAAAGTATCTAAGGAACAAGGTCAATGCTGGACAATATAAACCCAACACATACACAAGCTTGGAAAGCCCTACAGGCGCACTTCGAAGCTCAGAAAAACGTTCAACTTAGCGAGCTATTCGCCGCTGATTCAGACCGTTTCAATCGTTTCTCTGTGTCGTTTAACGAGCAAATCTTGCTCGATTACTCAAAAAACTTCATCACTGAAGACACGATGCAAAAATTGTTAGATCTAGCCAAAGAAACCAAGCTAGACAGTGCAATTAAAGCCATGTATTCAGGTGAGAAAATCAACCAAACTGAAGGCCGCGCCGTATTGCACACTGCATTACGTAACCGCAGCAATACCCCAGTGATGGTAGATGGCGAAGACGTTATGCCAGGTGTAAACGCAGTCCTTGAGAAAATGAAAGGTTTCTGCCAAAAAATTCACTCAGGCGAGTGGAAAGGCTACACCGGTAAAGCGATTAGCAGCATTGTAAACATTGGTATTGGTGGTTCAGACCTTGGCCCAGTAATGATTACTGAAGCCCTAGGTGCATACAAACTAGAGCACATTACGACCCACTTCGTGTCTAACGTAGACGGCACTCACATTGCTGAAACCCTCAAGCAAGTAGACCCAGAAACCACATTGTTCTTGGTAGCCTCTAAAACCTTTACGACGCAAGAAACCATGACCAATGCACACAGCGCACGTGATTGGTTCTTGGCAGCCGCTAGCGACGAAGCCCATGTAGCGAAGCACTTCGCAGCACTCTCTACTAATGGTAAAGCGGTAGCAGAGTTTGGTATTGATACCGACAACATGTTTGAGTTTTGGGATTGGGTAGGCGGCCGTTACTCTTCTTGGTCGGCGATTGGTCTTTCAGTTGCATTAACTGTTGGTTACGACAACTTTATTGAGTTGTTAGATGGCGCTCACGCCATGGACAAACACTTCGCAGAGACCGAACTTGAGCAAAACTTGCCAGTAATCTTGGCCTTGCTAGGTATTTGGTACAACAACTTCTATGGCGCTGAAAGCGTATCTATTTTACCTT is a window from the Agarivorans sp. TSD2052 genome containing:
- a CDS encoding YihD family protein; its protein translation is MSMQLHRIEELIDLLTPVWNKQPELNLVEIITQIADQAGFKQPLSELTDDVLIYQLKMLSIGKDDMIPGIAKDCEDDFKTALLKARGVKV
- a CDS encoding GGDEF domain-containing protein, whose protein sequence is MQQQVNAENVGYLLSNGRLMALVTAVNSVLWWLLFSPDTGSWLGFAWLACMLLVSASLPLVLRVQADVSPSLLFTRHFSLFTSKGVLWAVGILLFIPELTSQQRLLMLLGVAGLFSSVLLPSLLSIRSFNGFCLPIFMALIAGLVGGEQIEWIAYGLLILSWLQLNLVLKRAKGWLSESATNAAINRIKVAELTNSQALMREQSERDALTGLYNRAIFEQTLALHWRLSSRANTSLSLLLIDVDFFKPYNDHYGHVAGDQCLSKVASLFEQALQREDDIVARYGGEEFVMVLPNTDTKGALQVAARIRTLLADAKLRHEYSTAASYITVSIGVSCLIPVAQQDAKEIVDKADKALYRAKQLGRNQAVVAARGEV
- the pgi gene encoding glucose-6-phosphate isomerase encodes the protein MLDNINPTHTQAWKALQAHFEAQKNVQLSELFAADSDRFNRFSVSFNEQILLDYSKNFITEDTMQKLLDLAKETKLDSAIKAMYSGEKINQTEGRAVLHTALRNRSNTPVMVDGEDVMPGVNAVLEKMKGFCQKIHSGEWKGYTGKAISSIVNIGIGGSDLGPVMITEALGAYKLEHITTHFVSNVDGTHIAETLKQVDPETTLFLVASKTFTTQETMTNAHSARDWFLAAASDEAHVAKHFAALSTNGKAVAEFGIDTDNMFEFWDWVGGRYSSWSAIGLSVALTVGYDNFIELLDGAHAMDKHFAETELEQNLPVILALLGIWYNNFYGAESVSILPYDQYMHRFAAYFQQGDMESNGKCVDRNGNPVDYQTGPIIWGEPGTNGQHAFYQLIHQGTKLIPCDFIAPAQTYNPLSDHHSKLMSNFFAQTEALAFGKSRETVEAELVAAGKSAEEIAELAPFKVFTGNKPTNSILVKKITPYSLGAMVAMYEHKIFVQGVIWNIFSFDQWGVELGKQLANQILPELKDGESVDSHDSSTNGLINAFKAWK